The nucleotide window TATGGTCGCCGGGTCAACAGCGGTCGCCTGACTATTTGGATTATTAGTAGCCGTCGCTGTCAGGAACTTGATGGTAGACCCGCTACAGTTAGCCTCATAGACTCTGAAGAAATATGTCGTGTTTGCACTTAACCCCGTCACGCTAACACTGCTTCCGCTTCCATTAAAAACAACTTGTTCACCAGAGCCACCATAAGCCGCATTAGCTGAAGGGTCAGTTCCATCAACAGGATTAGTGAAAGAGTTGCTCGTATTAATCTTTACGATTCTCTTGCTGCCATCACCGTTCGTCCAACCAACCGTCATTGAGGTTGAAGCAACTGAACTGAAAATAAGTGCACTCGCTTGTGTCGTAGGAGTCGTGCAAGAACCCGTCGTGCCAGTTATCTTAACATCATCAATACACCAGCGTTCGCTCGTCGAATTATTAGTAGCAGTTATCTTTAAACTCACTTGAGAAGTCCCATCAGGAACATTAATAGTCACAGTGCTATATCCATCTGTTGTTCGCGCACCACCATTAGAAGGAGCAACAGAGATAGGTGTTCCTAAAGTGGTTGAAGCGTTACCTGTGCCAGTGGTGTAGTGCCAGAATGCATTATTATTCCCACTAATTGTTACTTGAGTGGAATAGTTTGTTCCACCGTCAGTACTGACCGCGGCGATAACAGTATCGGTACCGTCCATGCCATTGGTTGACCCAATAGAAAATGCAGCGACACGGAACGTTATTACGACGCTTGTATAACCAGAGAGATTTATGTTGGAGAAGGTAACCGTTGTGGTTCCATTGAGCGCAGACATTGCCGTGTTTGAACTGGTATAAAAAGTTGAACTTGCTGGTCTATCACCTGACCCGCTACTGCCGGCGACCGTATTAGCTGATCCTGTAAAAGTCCATGTGGGTGTTGCCGGTGTTGATTCAAAATCTTGTTGAGCAATAGTTGTCTGTCCCCATGCCGTTGCACTCAACAACAGAGTGCAAAATGCTGTGGCCAAGAAGAATCCTGCTTTCTTCATATACTCCTCCGTAGGGGCTTCCATTTGTGCTTACTAGATCGCTGCAAGATCAAGCTGCTGATTTGAGCGATCATCGGCTATCGCGATGTTCGCCGATTGGGACTATGCCACTCGGCTACGCGGAATTAACTCGCCAAAGGCTTCAGGCTCTGTACCGCCGTCGTGAAGAATAAGGGCTGTAATCGGGTGAGTTTCGCGGGTCAATGAGGCCGACAAGGCTATTTTGCAGGGGGAAACGCGACCTAAACCTGGCTTTTGTCGCGATACAACAGGCTGTTCTGCCTGCAAAAGCCGCACATGACCTTCGTAAATTCCTGTCAATAAAAGGATCAAAGATTCTTTGCGTGACATAGCGTTACAAATCGGGGGGTTCAGGGAGGTGACAGTCGCACCAATCCAGGGATTGCGGACTACCGCGGTCACAAACTTATTAACTGACTTCATGGGGGCTCCTACTAAACTAAGACTAAAAACTGCGAGCTTTTACACCTTACCAACTGGATGCCTGTGCGCCGCCCGCACATATTTGAGCGGTCGCGCAATTCTTCGCATTCGAGTTGAACGGCCGGAATTCTTGCCTGCGCTCGCAGGCCCGAGCGAATCGACTGCCGTGGGGAAGGCGCTACCCTAAAGAAAACAGCATCATGAGCTTTCTTTAGCGAGAGCGGCGCGGTCATGAAGAAGATACTGCAACCGCATTCCTAATTCGCCATCATCTGGCGAGCCTCTTAACCGCGGTTGAAAACCTCAATCTGCGGCTAAAGACATCTCAATGCTTTCGTTGTCACCCAGCGTCTTGCCGCTGTGCGCTGCTGTTCCACCAAGCGAATAACCTCGCCCTTACAACCTTGTGAATCAGCCATGCAGGTTTTACACCCGCGCCCGAGGGATTTGCAAGCAAAAACTGAACGGACTAGGGCTTCGCAAATCAGCGGACCTACATTTAAGTTTCTTCTATTTCTATAAGGTTGTGATGAGCGGTCGCCGTAATATGGCCTTGCTTTAAAAGCCTGTTTTTCCATCACGAAAGAAGTGTCACTCAGGATGACAAAAAACTTTGTGTGACAATGCGTGACAAATAGGGGGTAGCCCCTAGCACACCAGATATGGCCACTTTGTCAGGAAGATGAATCTAAAGGACCTTGCCCAAATTGCCTATGCCATCTCATAGCGTATTGCTTCGAGCCGCCTACAGGCCCACAAGTTGCCCTTGCGCGACATTGCGCGACAAAACGGGGGGTTGGCACCTCTCACTGCTGTCGCCGCTTTGGTAGGATGATAAGCCTACAGGAGACAAGTCCAAGCAATTGCGCTACCCGAATGTGAACGACTTCAGTTCATCAAGAAGGCTGCAAGAAATCTCTGCGTCACATTGCGTCACAAAACAGGGGGTTCATCCGGTTGAAATCAACGAAAAAGTAATTTAAACTCCTCAAAACATATCGTCTTCAGCTTACAACCCACTCTGATTACAAAGACTGTTCCAGATTACTCTATGGGATTAAGAGGAGGTGGAAAAGGGCAGGCCAAGATAGAAGCAAGTCCGCGGCAATGGAGGATTCCATCATGGGAATGAGGACTAAACAATCGTCAATCCTTTACAAGGACAAATGCCATGAGGCGTTTCAATCTTTGCATGGTCGGATGACGCCGCGTAAGGCTGTGGGTCGTGCCTGAAATTTTTATTGTCCCGAAAGGGGTGCGCTTGTTACCTATCGTGATAGCTACGATGAAGGCTTGCGCGGCTCCGAAAAGACTTTGATTGCATAATCTAAAATCTTCTGCATCTGTTTATAGTCGCCGCGATTCTGGGTAATCAATTCGAGCAGTTTCATGGCCATGTCTTGCGCCGTCATGTTGCTGGTATCTATCTTGCCCTTATCGTCATCTTTAACCATTTTCTTTTTCCATTTGCTCAGGTCTAAGACTCGTGCTGGTTTCGGCTCAAATCGTGGCTCGCTCGCTTCGCGTTCCGGCATGATCAGCACATTATAACGCGACGTGCTGAGGGCGACAGATGAACGATTCGCCCCGCGCAATTCCTCCCCTGTCTCGCGCCACTCAGGATAGGCGAAGGCGAATGGGGATGCAAGGACAGCGCGCATGATGTTACGAGCCTCATAAAACCGGCCTACCGCGCCGAGTTCGGTAGCATAGGAGTTGAGCGTTTCAAAAAACCGTATCGGCTCTGCATACCGCATCATTGGGATAAGGTTTTCTATATCGTTCAAAGCTGCCTGATGGAAGCCTTCAAAGCCCTTCACCTGGGCAATGCCTAATTTTATATAGATGTAATCAGGGACGGCGGGGGAAGTCTTTAGAGCTTCATTATGGAAGTACGAAGCCGCTTCAAATTTGCCCCGATAAATGTCAATCGCCGCTCTTGATAATAGAACCTTAGCGTTGTATGTGTGAGTCTGGCTGGCGAGGTTTTCTAACGCTTCCGCTTTGAATACAGATTCCCGGCAGTTACACCATACGAGATAATATTGCCCGATGAGTTGATATTCTTTAATCGGGATGTTGGTAAGTATTGTTGCAAGCTCTTTCACTTGCTCAATCTGACGAAAAGCATAGGCCGCTTTGAGTCGCCCCAAAAGCCGTTTCCCTAATGCCTCGTAACTGCCTACCCCTTTAAGTAGGGCTTGATACAATCGCGGCTTGGAGGAAACTATGAAAAGGCTTTTGGCTGTTTCGGTGATCATGCTCTGCCTGTCCTTTCCCGCTTTGGGCGGACACAACGTAGCGGGTGGCGGTTACTGTGATCCTTGTAACAACATGGACTGCACTTGCGATGAAAGCGACCATCCGCGAACCGCAGCAACGGGGAATGATGTGCCTAAAGGTTTAGGCTCCGAAGTGCTACTAGCTGTCTTTGGGCTGCTGTTACTGCTCCGATACAGAGCCTAAGCGACAAGCAAAATCAAAGTAACTTGCGCCGCTCTTGTGGCAGCCTAGTATCTGTCTGCGCCATTGTAGCCAAACGCACACGGAATGCAAGCCGGAAGTTACAGAGGCGGGATTCTCAGGCGGGTAGGATGCTATACTAGGCGGGCTGACTTTTTGTGCAACTCACGGCTTTTTGTGCAAAAGCGATTATTTGTGCAAAGCCACCTGATTTGTCTGACTCAGGCTAGTGGATTAAGGAATCGAGCGGCGCAGCGCAGGCCCTCCGCCAGTTGGTAGGGGAGGCGTGGCAGGCGGTTGAACGATCCGTTCAGCGTGTAGGTTGCTTCGACGGGGTTCGGCCAGATGACTCGTAGTCCAGATGCACCGCTTACAGCAATGCGTCAAACCCCAAAGAGAATTCGATGGCGGTGCGAACCTCGCGCATCCTATCCGGCGATAGCTCAGTAATGAATTCGACGAGATTCGCCTTTTGCACGGTCTGAAGGTTGTCTGTGTTGACGACACACTCCGCAAACACTCCATCAGCTTCAGGCGTGAGTAAAACTTCCGGCGGAATTCCACGAATAGTCGTGGTGATTGGTACAACGGTGATGCCGGTCAAGAATCGTAGTGCCGAACTTCGCGTCATAATCAGCACAGGGCGGCGTTTGTCAGGAGCGCGGAATTACTACCAATAGACCTCGCCCTGTTTCACGGCTCGCTCCACACTCGCTCCGGCTCCCAATCGTCAAATTCCCCAGGCGTAGCCGGGCAACGGGAGTAGCCCTGCGCATGCTGGCGCTCCAGCGCAATGGTTTTCTGGTTCCGCAAGGCAAGCTCTAAAGCAAGGCGCGCAAAATCGGCCCGCGTCATCGAAAGCTGCTCGGTCGCGCAGTCAACTTCCGCCAGCAAAGATTCATGCATGGGTACTTCGATGGTTTCCATAACGGCAAAGACGCTTGCGAGATGCAGGCACGCGGACGGACTGCCCCTGCTATTCCATAGGATCATGGCAATCTGAATTCGTCGAGCCGGGCAGCCGTGGTTTTACACTAACCGCCCGCCGGATGGCAAGGGTATCTGTGGGAATTATCGACCCGACAGGTCAGGTGCGAGGCGAGAGGAAGCGGGCGGCGCGGCGCAGGCTCTCGGCCAGTTGGTAGGGGAAACGCGGCAGGTTGTTGAACGACCCGTTCAGCGCGTAGGTCGCTTCGATGGGGTTGGGCCAGCGGCGCTTGAACGCGCCCCACAAGCCGCGCGGATTGCGGAGGTATTCGCGCATCGGCTTGCCATAACTGAGCGGCGCATTACTGGTCGGCTCAGGCGTCTCCCAGGACTTCAGCACCTGCGCGATCATCCAGCGCGGCACCCGCCGCGCCTGCGCCGCAAACGGGTAGCCTTCGATGTCTGCGCCTACGAGATGATGCGCCAGGCCGATGGCCGTTGAAACCCAGTTGATCTCGCGGCGGCTACGGCCTACGCAGATGTCCCAACGAAACTCCGGTGACCGCATTTCGACGAGCACGGCGATGTCACAGAATTGCAGCGGTCGCCAGCCGCCATGCCTGAGCATGTGTAGACAGACGATGCGCAAGAGGTCTTCATCAGACGGGATGCGCACCCGTGTGTCGCCAAGCTCGACAAGCTGTGTACGCTCGAAGACTTCATCGAATTTGCGGCAATCCAGATTTTCTAATCCTCTGTGCAGGTCGAGATTGAAGCGCCGGGCTTCTGGCGTAGCGGCCAGTTCCAGGGCTTTCGGATAATCCAATTCACGAAAGGCAAGATCGATGTCACCATAGGGCCTGAGCCCCTTGGCAGGATAGCGCCGGCCTACAGTCCAACCTTTTACCAGTACCGGCTCAATGGCATTGGCGCGGAAGAATGCAAAGGCCCGTCGGGCTTGTGTTTCATAGTAAGCGGCGTGAATGGTGTGCGAGACATAGGCTTCCCGGAATGGTAAGAGGAGACTCTCTAGTTGCGGCGTTGTGGGTTGTAACCGCAGCCATACCAGGCCCGCCGTTCCGCTCTTCAGCAGCGTTGAAGCCGCATATGAAATAACATCGAGGGAGAAGCCACTCGAATGACAACACTCTCTCCAAGACTGAGCCAATATCTCAGCCATTAAACGACTAACATCATGATTGCCGTTGTCTGTGACCATGCTGTATGCAGACGTGGCGAGATTGTAGGATGCTATTAATGGGTTCTATATTGGGCTGCCCTCCCCCGTTCACCGCTTCATTAAGACTTTTGCGGCTACCCACATAGACAGATCATCCCGGTGCAATTACAAGGTGCGGCGTCACAGCAGGGTGTGCCGCCTTGTGTACATGTAGAATTATGAGCGATGCAGGTTACGGTTGCTTCGGCGGTCGGCGCAAGAATTGACGCGACCAGAGGCAGAGCGATGGCCCCGACTCCTACC belongs to Blastocatellia bacterium and includes:
- a CDS encoding CopG family transcriptional regulator, whose translation is METIEVPMHESLLAEVDCATEQLSMTRADFARLALELALRNQKTIALERQHAQGYSRCPATPGEFDDWEPERVWSEP
- a CDS encoding nucleotidyltransferase family protein, translated to MVTDNGNHDVSRLMAEILAQSWRECCHSSGFSLDVISYAASTLLKSGTAGLVWLRLQPTTPQLESLLLPFREAYVSHTIHAAYYETQARRAFAFFRANAIEPVLVKGWTVGRRYPAKGLRPYGDIDLAFRELDYPKALELAATPEARRFNLDLHRGLENLDCRKFDEVFERTQLVELGDTRVRIPSDEDLLRIVCLHMLRHGGWRPLQFCDIAVLVEMRSPEFRWDICVGRSRREINWVSTAIGLAHHLVGADIEGYPFAAQARRVPRWMIAQVLKSWETPEPTSNAPLSYGKPMREYLRNPRGLWGAFKRRWPNPIEATYALNGSFNNLPRFPYQLAESLRRAARFLSPRT